A single Phoenix dactylifera cultivar Barhee BC4 chromosome 1, palm_55x_up_171113_PBpolish2nd_filt_p, whole genome shotgun sequence DNA region contains:
- the LOC103715783 gene encoding putative disease resistance protein RGA3, producing MAMIADAFVSKLCEMLLIYAKEEATKILGVPNEIKKLHRRLERIHDVLADAEDKCFGNQSINRWLNELRDLMYDADDIIDECRIEGEKLLSSNPSASRCAELVRCCYPPIACLYKISFRCKIGKRIRDLNLRLDELAKDKADLHLTPAPRDDRYESSISPKTSPVLVEPDLVGEKIEDDTRRLVDMLTKEHKKKIPVFAIVGMGGIGKTTLAQKIYNNENLRDNFTQKSRIWLCVSQDFSESDLLRSIIQQVGGDPGQAKEKEVLEPMLSELLTNKKFFAVLDDVWDARVWDELLRKPLRSGSADSRILITTRSINIAKQMGAIDIHMVDKLSREDGWSLICKMVFDEGEEENRDLLRDVGMRIVEKCDGLPLALRTVGGVLRTKEKRQSEWKKVLSSPAWSFTELPKGVMGALYLSYQDLPPPLKQCFTCLSLFPEDCQIPRIGFGNTCIAEGFVTSEDDMPLEDVAEGYWKELVQRNLLQPDPIFYNQSVCRMHDLLRSLAQHIAGDECFVGDARAFENKITSSSYSSSSSIRLRRLSIVDGKLETIPNFIMEQTSLRNLSFLNTPLIRGLSEDLFKKLRSLRVLNLSETAIASLPTSLGDLVHLRRLDLSATPIRDIPESIGNLRYLQFLVLEGCKYLHRLPSGVVCLINLRGLYVRDAPLDGLPVGIGRLKQLNILMGFVGSGGREQEHMRHQHEGFCTLEELKSLSQLRCLTIQHLERVSNRAEARAAALGDKSHLTVLYLQCTVPSSSSDVQQPRANDYEEEDIKRIGEVFEELCPPPCLELLEINGYFGREFSSWMMTPSSSSLRNLRRLSLMNCALCHQLPSLGVLPQLDSLWIVSASGVTSIGPEFLLLANGSAGAGGRNGRITYSFFSSYFAKLEELTFIDMPNWEKWWWRWEEEDNQTTSLLPSLKLLRIYICPKLRSLPESLLCHASALKKLHIDGAHSLIEIQNISSLTELILAHNSSLERVSNFPVLKHLDVEDCKELKVVEGVDAVEHIQLDDREVESLPEWLAGASEEQSRFPSLHKLTLKNKICRRELPDWPLIR from the coding sequence ATGGCCATGATCGCGGATGCCTTCGTCTCCAAATTGTGTGAGATGCTATTAATCTATGCAAAAGAAGAGGCTACTAAGATCTTGGGTGTGCCCAACGAAATCAAGAAGCTCCATAGGAGGCTGGAGAGGATACATGATGTTCTTGCTGATGCAGAGGATAAATGCTTTGGGAACCAGTCCATCAACCGTTGGCTCAACGAGCTGCGAGATCTTATGTATGATGCAGACGACATCATTGATGAATGTCGGATCGAGGGTGAGAAGCTTCTCAGCTCAAACCCATCCGCATCTCGTTGTGCTGAGTTGGTACGTTGTTGCTACCCTCCTATTGCTTGCTTGTACAAAATTAGTTTCCGTTGTAAGATTGGCAAAAGAATTAGAGATCTCAACCTTAGGCTTGATGAACTTGCCAAGGACAAAGCCGACCTCCATCTTACACCTGCTCCTCGTGATGACCGCTATGAGAGTAGTATTAGTCCCAAGACATCTCCTGTACTTGTTGAGCCTGATCTTGTGGGAGAGAAAATTGAGGATGATACAAGGAGGTTGGTGGACATGTTGacaaaagaacataagaaaaaaaTCCCAGTCTTTGCTATTGTTGGCATGGGTGGGATAGGCAAAACTACTCTTGCTCAGAAAATTTACAATAATGAGAACCTTCGAGACAACTTCACCCAAAAGTCACGGATTTGGTTGTGCGTGTCCCAAGATTTCTCCGAGTCCGATTTACTAAGATCCATCATACAGCAAGTTGGAGGTGATCCTGGACAGGCTAAGGAGAAGGAAGTGCTTGAACCCATGCTTAGCGAATTACTTACGAACAAAAAATTCTTTGCAGTCTTGGATGATGTTTGGGATGCACGGGTATGGGATGAGCTATTGAGAAAGCCCTTGCGGAGTGGTTCGGCAGATAGTAGAATTTTAATAACAACTAGAAGCATAAACATTGCTAAACAGATGGGTGCAATAGACATTCACATGGTGGATAAGTTGTCTCGAGAGGATGGTTGGTCATTAATTTGCAAGATGGTGTTTGATGAAGGTGAGGAAGAAAATAGGGATTTGTTGAGGGATGTCGGGATGAGAATTGTAGAGAAATGTGATGGCCTTCCACTTGCTCTTCGGACCGTTGGAGGGGTTCTTCGAACTAAGGAGAAAAGGCAATCGGAATGGAAAAAGGTCCTTTCTAGCCCGGCATGGTCTTTTACAGAGCTTCCAAAAGGGGTGATGGGCGCGTTATATCTAAGCTATCAGGATCTACCACCTCCTCTCAAGCAGTGCTTCACTTGCCTTTCATTATTTCCTGAGGACTGCCAAATTCCTAGAATTGGCTTTGGCAATACATGTATTGCAGAGGGCTTTGTAACATCCGAAGATGATATGCCCTTGGAAGATGTGGCGGAAGGATATTGGAAGGAGTTGGTGCAAAGGAACCTCCTACAGCCAGATCCTATATTTTATAATCAAAGTGTTTGTAGGATGCATGATCTCCTGCGATCTCTAGCTCAGCATATAGCAGGGGATGAGTGCTTCGTCGGAGATGCACGAGCATTTGAAAACAAGATCACGTCCTCCTCctactcatcatcatcatcgataAGATTACGCCGTTTATCAATTGTAGATGGAAAATTAGAAACCATACCGAACTTTATAATGGAACAGACATCCTTGAGGAACCTGTCATTCTTGAATACCCCACTTATTCGTGGTCTTTCAGAAGATCTCTTCAAAAAGCTGCGGAGTTTAAGGGTCCTGAACTTAAGTGAAACTGCCATTGCCAGTCTCCCAACTTCCTTGGGAGATCTTGTGCATCTTAGACGTCTTGATCTCAGTGCGACTCCAATAAGAGATATACCAGAGAGCATAGGGAATCTTCGATATCTCCAATTCCTTGTCCTCGAAGGTTGCAAATATTTGCATCGCCTCCCTAGTGGTGTCGTGTGCTTAATCAATCTAAGGGGTCTATACGTCCGGGATGCACCACTTGATGGTTTGCCTGTGGGAATAGGGAGACTGAAACAACTAAATATACTAATGGGATTTGTGGGGAGTGGTGGCAGGGAGCAGGAGCACATGAGACATCAACACGAGGGGTTCTGCACCTTGGAGGAGTTGAAATCCCTCTCCCAACTCCGGTGTTTGACAATACAACACTTGGAGAGGGTATCAAATAGGGCTGAAGCAAGAGCCGCCGCACTCGGAGACAAGTCCCATCTCACAGTTCTATATCTGCAATGCACAGTACCGAGCAGCTCTTCTGATGTGCAGCAGCCTCGTGCAAATGATTACGAGGAGGAAGATATCAAGAGAATAGGGGAGGTCTTTGAGGAGCTCTGCCCACCACCATGCCTTGAACTGCTTGAAATCAATGGCTACTTCGGCCGTGAGTTTTCCAGCTGGATGATGACACCCTCCTCGTCATCGCTCCGCAACCTGCGAAGGCTGAGTCTGATGAATTGTGCTCTATGCCATCAACTTCCATCCTTAGGAGTGCTGCCACAACTAGATTCCCTCTGGATTGTGAGTGCTTCTGGAGTCACGAGCATCGGGCCTGAATTCTTgttgctggcaaatggcagtgCTGGTGCAGGAGGGCGGAATGGAAGAATAacatactctttcttttcctcctacTTTGCCAAACTGGAGGAGCTTACATTTATAGACATGCCTAATTGGGAAAAATGGTGGTGGCGGTGGGAGGAGGAGGACAACCAAACAACATCGTTGCTACCTTCTCTCAAGTTATTGAGGATTTATATCTGTCCGAAGTTGAGGTCTCTTCCGGAGAGCCTCCTCTGTCATGCCAGTGCCTTGAAGAAGTTACATATTGATGGTGCCCACAGCCTAATAGAAATACAAAATATCTCCTCTCTTACAGAGTTGATCTTGGCCCACAACTCAAGTTTGGAGAGAGTGTCCAACTTTCCTGTACTCAAACACTTAGATGTTGAGGATTGTAAGGAATTGAAGGTTGTGGAGGGTGTGGATGCCGTGGAGCACATACAGCTCGATGATCGAGAAGTAGAGTCTCTCCCAGAGTGGTTGGCGGGTGCTAGTGAAGAACAATCGCGCTTCCCTTCCCTTCACAAGTTGactcttaaaaataaaatatgtcgCCGAGAGCTGCCCGATTGGCCTTTGATCCGATGA
- the LOC120110141 gene encoding LOW QUALITY PROTEIN: putative disease resistance protein RGA3 (The sequence of the model RefSeq protein was modified relative to this genomic sequence to represent the inferred CDS: deleted 2 bases in 1 codon; substituted 1 base at 1 genomic stop codon) — translation MAMIVDAFVSRLCEMLLTYAKEEAAKILGVPDEIKKLHRKLERMQDVLVDAENRRFDNQSINRWLNELRDLMYDADDIIDECRIKGEKLLSSNSSSSRYAESVRCCFPPIACLHKVGFRHKIGKRIRDLILRLDEIAKDKIDLHLTPAPRDDHYKSRISPKTSPVLVEPDLVGEKIGDDTKSLVDLLTKEYKKKIPIFAIVGMGGIGKTTLAQKIYNDEKLRDNFNQMPRIWLCVSQEFSESDLLRSIVQQAGGDRGHAKEKEVLEPMLSESLRNKKFFAILDDVWDAQVWDKLLRNPLQSGLADSKILITTRNINIAKQMGAIYSHMVEKLSREDGWSLICKMVFEEDEGGDMHDLSDIGMKIVEKCDGLPLALRTIGGVLRTKAKRQSEWEEVLSSSAWSFTKLPDGVMGALYLSYLHLPPPLKQCFTCFSLFPEDYLIHRNNFLNSCTAEGFVTSEDNTPLEDVAEGYWKELVQRNLLQPDPRWYDQSVCRMHDLLRSLAQHIAGDGASSEMHEHLKTRSCPPPPHQHRXLRRLSIVDEKLVTIPDFIMKQTSLRTLSFFYSPLIRDLPEDLFKKLRSLRVLNLSETAICNLPTSLGHLVHLRRLDLRATPIREIPESIGNLRNLQFLLLPYCKYLHNLPNGVVGLINLRILDVGGAPLDGLPMGIGRLKQLSKLLGFVVSGSEGCKSRVGEDDREQEQEHKGHQHGRFCNLKELKSLSQLRTLAIVNLERVSDKAEAKVAALQAKPHLISLELYCTLPSRSSDVQQPRANDYDEEDIKSIGEVFEELCPPPCLQELEINGYFGREFPSWMMTPSSSSLRNLRRLDLQDFALCQQLPSLGMLPQLDFLWISGASEVTSIGPEFLVLVGGSAGARGRNGGKTDSCFSSYFPKLEKLGFEDMTNWEEWWWRLEEEDNQTTPLLPSLKELHIYNCPKLRSLPESLLCHATALKELRIIRAHSLREIQNLPSLTELILDSNSSLERASNFPRLKHLDVSDCEELKVVEGVNAVEHIQLHDREAISLPEWLVGAGEEQPCFPSLHKLTLSNKICRRGLPDWPSIR, via the exons ATGGCCATGATCGTGGATGCCTTCGTCTCCAGATTGTGTGAGATGCTATTAACCTATGCGAAGGAAGAGGCTGCCAAAATTTTGGGTGTGCCTGATGAAATCAAGAAGCTCCATAGGAAGCTGGAGAGGATGCAGGATGTTCTTGTTGATGCAGAGAATAGACGCTTCGACAACCAAAGCATCAACCGCTGGCTCAACGAGTTGCGAGATCTCATGTATGATGCAGATGACATCATTGATGAATGCCGAATCAAGGGTGAGAAGCTTCTTAGCTCAAACTCATCCTCATCTCGTTATGCTGAGTCGGTACGTTGTTGCTTCCCTCCCATTGCTTGCTTGCACAAAGTTGGATTCCGTCATAAGATTGGCAAAAGAATTAGGGATCTCATCCTTAGGCTTGATGAAATTGCCAAGGACAAAATCGACCTCCATCTTACACCTGCTCCTCGTGATGACCACTATAAGAGTAGAATTAGCCCCAAAACATCTCCTGTACTTGTTGAGCCTGATCTTGTGGGAGAAAAAATTGGGGATGATACAAAGAGTTTGGTGGACTTGTTGACAAAagaatataagaaaaaaattccAATCTTTGCTATTGTCGGCATGGGTGGGATAGGTAAAACTACTCTTGCTCAAAAAATTTATAATGATGAAAAGCTTCGGGACAACTTCAACCAAATGCCACGGATTTGGTTGTGCGTGTCCCAAGAGTTCTCAGAGTCCGATTTACTGAGATCCATCGTACAACAAGCTGGTGGTGATCGTGGACATGCTAAAGAGAAGGAAGTGCTTGAACCCATGCTTAGCGAATCACTTAGGAACAAAAAATTCTTTGCAATCTTGGATGATGTTTGGGATGCACAAGTATGGGATAAGCTATTGAGAAATCCTTTGCAGAGTGGTCTGGCAGATAGTAAAATTTTGATAACAACTAGAAACATAAACATTGCAAAACAGATGGGTGCAATATACAGTCACATGGTGGAGAAGTTGTCTCGAGAGGATGGTTGGTCATTAATTTGTAAGATGGTGTTTGAGGAAGACGAGGGAGGAGATATGCACGACTTAAGTGATATAGGGATGAAAATTGTAGAGAAATGTGATGGCCTTCCCCTTGCTCTTAGGACGATTGGAGGGGTACTTCGAACCAAGGCAAAAAGGCAATCGGAATGGGAGGAGGTCCTTTCTAGCTCTGCATGGTCTTTTACTAAGCTTCCGGATGGGGTGATGGGTGCATTGTACTTGAGCTATCTGCATTTACCACCTCCTCTCAAGCAGTGCTTCACTTGCTTTTCATTATTTCCCGAGGACTACCTAATTCATCGAAATAATTTTCTTAATAGTTGTACTGCAGAGGGCTTTGTAACATCCGAAGACAATACGCCCTTGGAAGATGTGGCAGAAGGATATTGGAAGGAGTTGGTACAAAGGAACCTCCTACAGCCGGATCCTCGTTGGTATGATCAATCAGTTTGCAGGATGCATGACCTCCTGCGATCTCTAGCTCAGCATATCGCAGGGGATGGTGCTTCATCGGAGATGCACGAGCATTTGAAAACAAGATcatgtcctcctcctcctcaccaGCATCGATAA TTACGCCGTTTATCGATTGTAGATGAAAAATTAGTAACCATACCAGACTTTATAATGAAACAGACATCCTTGAGAACCTTGTCATTCTTTTATTCCCCACTTATTCGGGATCTTCCAGAAGATCTCTTCAAAAAGCTGAGGAGTTTAAGGGTCCTGAACTTAAGTGAAACTGCAATTTGCAATCTCCCAACTTCCTTGGGACATCTTGTGCACCTTAGACGTCTTGATCTCCGTGCGACTCCAATAAGAGAGATACCAGAGAGCATAGGAAATCTTAGAAATCTCCAATTCCTGCTCCTCCCGTATTGTAAATATTTGCACAACCTCCCTAATGGTGTCGTGGGGTTAATCAATCTAAGGATTCTAGACGTCGGGGGTGCACCACTTGATGGTCTCCCTATGGGAATAGGGAGACTGAAACAACTAAGTAAATTATTGGGATTTGTGGTGAGTGGTAGTGAGGGCTGCAAATCTAGAGTGGGAGAAGATGATAGGGAGCAGGAGCAAGAGCACAAGGGACATCAACATGGGAGATTCTGCAACTTGAAGGAGTTGAAATCCCTCTCCCAGCTCCGAACTTTGGCAATAGTAAACTTGGAGAGGGTATCAGACAAGGCTGAAGCAAAAGTCGCTGCACTTCAAGCCAAGCCCCATCTTATCAGCCTAGAATTGTATTGCACGCTACCGAGCAGATCTTCTGATGTGCAGCAGCCTCGTGCAAATGATTACGACGAGGAAGATATCAAGAGTATAGGGGAGGTCTTCGAGGAACTCTGCCCACCGCCATGCCTTCAAGAGCTTGAAATCAATGGCTACTTCGGCCGAGAGTTTCCCAGCTGGATGATGACACCCTCCTCGTCATCACTCCGCAACCTACGAAGGCTGGATCTGCAGGATTTTGCTCTATGCCAACAACTTCCATCCTTGGGAATGCTGCCCCAACTAGATTTCCTCTGGATTTCAGGTGCTTCTGAAGTCACGAGCATCGGGCCTGAATTCTTAGTGCTGGTGGGTGGTAGTGCTGGTGCAAGAGGACGGAATGGAGGAAAAACAGATTCTTGCTTCTCCTCCTACTTTCCCAAACTAGAGAAACTTGGATTTGAAGACATGACTAATTGGGAAGAATGGTGGTGgcggttggaggaggaggacaaCCAGACAACACCGTTGCTACCTTCTCTTAAGGAATTACATATTTATAATTGTCCGAAGTTGAGGTCTCTTCCAGAGAGCCTCCTCTGTCATGCCACCGCACTGAAGGAGTTACGAATTATAAGGGCCCACAGCCTGAGAGAAATACAAAACCTCCCCTCTCTTACAGAATTGATCTTGGATAGCAACTCAAGTTTGGAGAGAGCGTCCAACTTTCCCAGGCTCAAACACTTAGACGTTTCTGATTGTGAGGAATTGAAGGTTGTGGAGGGTGTGAATGCCGTGGAGCACATACAGCTTCATGATCGAGAAGCAATCTCTCTCCCAGAGTGGTTAGTAGGTGCTGGTGAAGAGCAACCATGCTTCCCTTCCCTCCACAAGTTGACTCTCTCCAACAAAATCTGTCGCCGAGGGCTGCCCGATTGGCCTTCAATCCGATGA